Proteins from a single region of Pseudarthrobacter sp. NIBRBAC000502772:
- a CDS encoding HAD family phosphatase, translating into MDGTIVDTERYWIAAEHALVEAHGGTWSHGQAMQLVGQSLTYSAGILQAAGVRLERREIIDTLTSEVIRSVRHSVPWRPGARELLDDLHVAGVRCALVTMSEEPLAREIVASLPKPYFEFLVTGDTVTQGKPHPEAYLKAVELLQEADPDLTVDHCVALEDSAPGVAAAVASGVATVAIPHIVPIPDDPRHTTWESLAGRTVSELEAIAAGSLAAAAAGSAMLVTGSPS; encoded by the coding sequence ATGGACGGCACTATTGTGGACACTGAACGCTACTGGATTGCCGCGGAGCACGCCCTTGTGGAAGCGCATGGCGGCACCTGGTCACACGGGCAGGCCATGCAGCTCGTGGGTCAGTCGCTGACGTATTCGGCCGGAATCCTGCAGGCAGCCGGTGTCCGGCTGGAGCGCCGGGAGATCATCGACACCCTGACCTCTGAGGTCATCAGGAGCGTCCGGCACTCTGTTCCCTGGCGTCCCGGGGCGCGGGAACTGCTGGATGACCTGCACGTCGCCGGAGTACGATGCGCGCTGGTGACCATGTCGGAGGAGCCGTTGGCCCGCGAAATTGTCGCGAGCCTGCCCAAGCCTTACTTCGAATTCCTGGTCACGGGGGACACCGTCACCCAGGGCAAGCCGCACCCGGAAGCATACCTGAAGGCAGTGGAGCTGCTTCAGGAAGCGGACCCGGACCTGACCGTGGATCACTGCGTCGCCCTGGAGGACTCCGCGCCGGGAGTGGCTGCTGCTGTGGCCTCGGGCGTCGCCACCGTCGCCATTCCGCACATTGTCCCGATCCCCGACGATCCCAGGCACACCACCTGGGAATCCTTGGCCGGCCGCACCGTTTCCGAGCTGGAGGCCATCGCCGCGGGCAGCCTGGCCGCCGCGGCGGCTGGATCTGCAATGCTCGTGACGGGGAGCCCGTCATGA
- the prcA gene encoding proteasome subunit alpha → MTQQFYVSPEQLMKDRADFARKGIARGRSVVVISCQDGIALVAENPSPSLHKIGEIYDKIAFAAVGKYNEFESLRQAGVRYADVRGYSYDREDVTARGLASVYAQSLGAVFTAEQKPFEVELAVAEVGPTPELDHLYRLTFDGSIADEHGFIVMGGQAERVSAVIAEGWRPSLRFAGAVRLATRGLSSGPDPAAEQGEAGGTLPAKAVEVAVLDRQSETSRGFRRAFRRLNDSDITALLAEED, encoded by the coding sequence ATGACGCAGCAGTTCTATGTCTCGCCTGAACAACTGATGAAGGACCGTGCGGACTTCGCACGGAAAGGCATCGCCCGCGGCAGGTCCGTGGTGGTCATCAGCTGCCAGGACGGTATTGCCTTGGTCGCTGAGAACCCCTCACCCTCACTGCATAAGATCGGCGAGATCTACGACAAAATCGCGTTTGCTGCCGTCGGCAAATACAACGAATTCGAAAGCCTGCGCCAGGCCGGAGTGCGGTACGCCGATGTCCGTGGTTACTCCTACGACCGCGAGGACGTCACCGCACGCGGGCTCGCGAGTGTCTACGCGCAGAGCCTCGGTGCCGTCTTCACCGCAGAACAGAAACCCTTCGAAGTGGAACTGGCCGTCGCCGAGGTTGGCCCCACGCCGGAACTGGACCACCTCTACCGGCTCACCTTCGACGGGTCCATCGCCGACGAGCACGGATTCATCGTGATGGGCGGCCAGGCGGAGCGTGTCTCGGCGGTCATCGCCGAGGGCTGGCGACCGTCGCTGCGTTTCGCAGGTGCTGTCCGCCTGGCTACCCGCGGCCTGTCCAGCGGCCCAGACCCGGCCGCTGAACAGGGCGAAGCGGGAGGAACCCTTCCCGCCAAGGCCGTGGAGGTTGCCGTGCTGGATAGGCAGTCGGAGACCTCCCGGGGTTTCCGCAGAGCCTTCCGGCGGCTCAACGATTCTGATATCACGGCGCTGCTTGCTGAGGAGGACTGA
- a CDS encoding site-2 protease family protein, whose product MSSAPAPARREGIPLGRIAGIPVILAYSWFVIAAFTVIVYGPLLLEQNPVLGISAYYMAFAYALLLLISVLVHELAHALTAKIYGWPTQKIVLNLWGGHTQFENFTATPARSVIVALAGPAANLVLAGGAWVVLSTTSMGTVAEILTNIFMWANFVIGIFNVLPGLPLDGGRIVESAVWKATGSQAKGTVAAGWAGRVIVVALGFWFIARPLLAGETPDISLLMITVLVGGFLWMGASAAIQQGTLRGRMHLVSAAALAAPAVGIPATAVVADIRRLSPGGSRAVVVCGPDGRPQGVVDPGALAAVPDYAAGSTPATAVSYALAAGAYVPESSQGQELIQYLSQLDGHEYAVVDHHGTVTGLLAQNVVVAAITGKADPSNRHPQGQSR is encoded by the coding sequence ATGAGTTCCGCGCCCGCCCCCGCCCGCCGCGAAGGAATACCGCTCGGCAGGATCGCCGGAATCCCGGTCATTCTGGCCTACTCGTGGTTTGTGATCGCCGCCTTTACCGTCATTGTCTACGGGCCCCTTCTCTTGGAGCAGAATCCGGTGTTGGGCATTTCCGCTTACTACATGGCGTTCGCGTACGCCCTGCTGCTCCTGATCTCAGTCCTGGTCCACGAACTGGCGCACGCCCTCACAGCCAAGATCTACGGCTGGCCCACGCAGAAGATCGTGCTGAATCTCTGGGGCGGCCACACCCAGTTTGAGAATTTCACGGCGACGCCGGCGCGCTCGGTCATCGTGGCTCTGGCAGGGCCGGCTGCCAACCTGGTCCTCGCCGGCGGCGCCTGGGTGGTCCTGTCCACCACCAGCATGGGCACCGTGGCCGAAATACTCACGAACATCTTTATGTGGGCCAACTTCGTCATCGGCATCTTCAATGTTCTGCCCGGACTCCCGCTGGACGGGGGCAGGATCGTTGAGTCGGCCGTCTGGAAAGCAACCGGGAGCCAGGCCAAAGGCACCGTCGCCGCCGGCTGGGCCGGCCGCGTCATCGTGGTGGCGCTGGGCTTCTGGTTCATTGCCCGGCCGCTGCTGGCCGGTGAGACACCAGATATCAGCCTCCTGATGATCACCGTCCTCGTTGGCGGCTTCCTCTGGATGGGTGCCAGCGCCGCAATCCAGCAGGGCACCCTGCGCGGAAGGATGCATCTGGTCAGCGCCGCTGCCCTGGCGGCTCCCGCCGTCGGAATTCCAGCCACCGCGGTGGTGGCGGACATCCGCAGGCTGTCACCGGGCGGTTCACGCGCCGTTGTGGTCTGCGGGCCGGATGGACGCCCGCAGGGTGTTGTGGATCCCGGTGCCCTCGCCGCGGTTCCTGACTACGCCGCCGGCTCCACGCCTGCCACGGCAGTGTCCTATGCCCTCGCGGCGGGAGCCTACGTACCTGAGTCGTCCCAGGGGCAGGAACTGATCCAGTACCTTTCCCAGCTGGACGGTCACGAATATGCCGTGGTGGACCATCACGGCACGGTCACCGGCCTTCTGGCGCAGAACGTGGTGGTGGCCGCCATCACCGGCAAGGCTGACCCGTCAAATAGGCATCCTCAGGGTCAAAGCCGGTAG
- the prcB gene encoding proteasome subunit beta produces MQETTANQVAGNATSSFTEHLQRDRPDLLPYNRAMPAAAAATAPLQVPHATTIVAMSYGGGVLMAGDRRATMGNVIASRHIEKVFPADRYSVLGIAGTAGIAIDLTRLFQVELEHYEKIEGTLLSLDGKANRLGAMIRGNLPMALQGLAVVPLFAGFDTTAGVGRLFSYDVTGGRYEEREHHTVGSGSVFARGALKKLWRPNLAEAEAVSVAVESLYDAADDDSATGGPDPVRQLWPVVYTVNRDGARRIPESELAAVAGRIIEARSAERREA; encoded by the coding sequence GTGCAGGAAACAACCGCCAACCAGGTAGCCGGCAACGCGACATCCTCATTCACCGAGCATCTGCAGCGCGACCGGCCGGACCTGCTTCCGTACAACCGTGCCATGCCTGCTGCAGCGGCGGCGACAGCTCCGCTGCAGGTACCCCATGCCACCACGATCGTGGCGATGAGCTATGGCGGCGGTGTCCTGATGGCCGGGGACCGGCGGGCCACCATGGGCAACGTCATTGCCAGCCGGCACATCGAAAAGGTGTTCCCGGCCGACAGGTATTCGGTGCTGGGGATCGCCGGCACGGCCGGCATCGCGATTGACCTGACGCGGCTCTTCCAGGTGGAGCTGGAGCACTACGAAAAGATCGAGGGCACCCTGCTGAGCCTCGACGGCAAAGCCAACCGGTTGGGGGCCATGATCCGCGGGAACCTGCCGATGGCCCTGCAGGGACTCGCCGTCGTGCCGCTGTTCGCCGGCTTCGACACAACTGCCGGCGTGGGCCGGCTCTTCTCCTACGACGTCACCGGCGGCAGGTACGAGGAACGCGAGCACCACACGGTCGGCTCCGGTTCCGTTTTTGCCCGCGGCGCGCTGAAGAAGCTCTGGCGGCCCAACCTGGCCGAAGCCGAGGCAGTCTCCGTGGCGGTCGAGTCCCTTTACGACGCGGCCGACGACGACTCCGCCACAGGTGGTCCGGATCCGGTCCGTCAATTGTGGCCGGTGGTGTACACCGTGAACAGGGATGGCGCGCGGCGGATCCCCGAATCCGAGCTCGCCGCTGTGGCGGGCAGGATTATCGAAGCCAGGTCCGCCGAACGGCGGGAGGCCTAA
- a CDS encoding tRNA (adenine-N1)-methyltransferase: MSSETAAEAAAPTTTGVAANGTQPVGAARRRGPFREGERVQLTDERGRMNTISLESGGAFHTHRGFLNHDEIIGKADGSVVVNNVGQQYQTLRPLLSDFVLSMPRGAAVVYPKDAGQIVTMADIFPGARVVEAGVGSGALSISLLRAVGDNGYLHSFERREEFADIARGNVETIFGGPHPAWRISLGDFQEEVVRSEAPGSVDRVVLDMLAPWECLDAVATVLAPGGVWINYVATVTQLSRTAEAIRADGRFTEPDAWESMVRGWHLEGLAVRPDHRMVAHTGFLLVTRRLADGVTGISVKRRPSKTGFNEEDVNAWTPGAVGERLVSDKKLRRAARDAIAGTNVKDEPEITN; this comes from the coding sequence ATGAGCAGTGAAACTGCCGCCGAAGCCGCAGCACCAACCACCACCGGTGTTGCCGCCAATGGCACCCAGCCGGTGGGAGCTGCCCGCCGCCGCGGGCCTTTCCGCGAAGGCGAACGGGTCCAGCTGACCGACGAGCGCGGCCGCATGAACACGATCTCTCTTGAAAGCGGCGGCGCCTTCCACACGCACCGCGGCTTCCTGAACCACGACGAGATCATCGGAAAAGCAGATGGCTCAGTCGTCGTGAACAACGTCGGCCAGCAGTACCAGACGCTGCGCCCGCTCCTCTCGGACTTTGTCCTTTCCATGCCGCGTGGCGCCGCAGTGGTCTACCCGAAGGACGCCGGCCAGATCGTCACCATGGCCGATATCTTCCCCGGCGCCAGGGTTGTTGAAGCCGGCGTTGGCTCCGGAGCGTTGTCCATCTCGCTGCTCCGGGCCGTTGGCGACAACGGCTACCTCCACTCCTTCGAGCGCCGTGAGGAATTTGCGGACATCGCCCGCGGGAATGTAGAAACCATCTTTGGCGGCCCGCACCCGGCGTGGAGGATCTCCCTTGGCGACTTCCAGGAGGAAGTAGTCCGCAGCGAGGCACCCGGATCCGTGGACCGTGTCGTGCTGGACATGCTGGCTCCCTGGGAGTGCCTTGATGCCGTCGCCACTGTCCTCGCTCCCGGCGGCGTCTGGATCAACTACGTTGCCACGGTCACCCAGCTCTCCCGGACCGCGGAGGCCATCAGGGCTGATGGCCGCTTCACCGAACCCGACGCCTGGGAGTCCATGGTCCGCGGGTGGCACCTTGAGGGCCTGGCTGTCCGCCCGGACCACCGCATGGTGGCCCACACCGGCTTCCTGCTGGTCACCCGCCGGCTTGCCGACGGCGTCACCGGCATCTCCGTCAAGCGCCGTCCCTCCAAGACTGGCTTCAACGAAGAAGACGTCAACGCCTGGACACCCGGTGCCGTCGGCGAACGCCTCGTCTCGGACAAGAAGCTGCGCCGGGCCGCGCGCGATGCCATTGCCGGAACCAACGTCAAGGACGAACCGGAGATCACGAACTAG
- a CDS encoding PAC2 family protein: MNSFDGDTAEPGAAPEPEQFLLPVADGERITVMLAAFEGWNDAGEAASDSLRYLNRVWGGKKVASIDADEYYDFQFTRPTVRRNASGERKIKWPSTRIYKASAPDSNVDVIFVQGIEPSYKWRAYTAELLVHAEALKVDYVVLVGALLADVPHSRPIPVSTSSDDAALRERLNLEASQYEGPVGIVGVLSEVSLLAGLPTVSLWAAVPHYVAQAPSPKAQLALLHRVEELIQVPLDTHELAEEAAAWERGVDELATEDPEIAAYVRQLEEAKDTADLPEASGESIAREFERYLKRRGRDKP, from the coding sequence ATGAATAGCTTCGACGGAGACACCGCGGAACCGGGTGCCGCACCTGAACCGGAGCAGTTCCTGCTGCCAGTGGCGGACGGGGAGCGCATTACTGTGATGCTGGCCGCGTTTGAAGGCTGGAACGATGCCGGCGAAGCCGCCAGTGATTCCTTGCGCTACCTGAACAGGGTTTGGGGCGGCAAGAAGGTCGCGTCCATTGACGCAGACGAATACTACGATTTCCAGTTCACGCGTCCCACGGTCCGAAGGAACGCCTCGGGGGAACGCAAGATCAAGTGGCCCTCCACGCGGATCTACAAGGCCAGTGCGCCGGATTCGAACGTGGACGTCATTTTCGTCCAGGGCATTGAGCCGTCCTACAAGTGGCGGGCCTATACGGCGGAACTGCTGGTCCACGCCGAAGCGCTGAAGGTGGACTACGTGGTCCTGGTGGGGGCCCTTCTGGCAGACGTTCCGCACAGCAGGCCGATTCCGGTCAGCACCTCCTCTGACGACGCTGCGTTGCGGGAACGCCTCAACCTTGAAGCATCCCAGTATGAAGGGCCCGTCGGCATCGTCGGAGTACTGTCCGAAGTGTCCCTCCTGGCGGGCCTTCCTACTGTTTCCCTCTGGGCAGCCGTCCCGCATTACGTGGCCCAGGCCCCGTCACCCAAGGCGCAGCTGGCTCTCCTGCACCGGGTCGAGGAATTGATCCAGGTCCCGCTGGACACGCACGAACTGGCGGAAGAGGCGGCTGCGTGGGAGCGCGGCGTCGATGAGTTGGCTACCGAGGATCCTGAGATCGCCGCGTACGTCCGCCAGCTGGAAGAGGCAAAAGATACGGCCGATCTTCCGGAGGCGAGCGGCGAATCCATTGCGCGGGAGTTTGAGCGCTATCTCAAGCGTCGGGGCCGGGACAAGCCCTAA
- the mshC gene encoding cysteine--1-D-myo-inosityl 2-amino-2-deoxy-alpha-D-glucopyranoside ligase, whose amino-acid sequence MKSWTSRPVPALPGAMPAIRLFDTAKGSEVTLRSGGEQSMYVCGITPYDATHMGHAASYVAFDLLNRAWRDAGQQVSYVQNVTDVDDPLLERATATGVDWRDLAASQIELFQTDMEALNVLSPDHYVGAVESVDIIVPAIERLVRLGLAYRVPGTAGEPDGDVYYDVEAAGKQSVAPDAWTLGSISRLGEAEMLELFAERGGDPGRAGKRQALDPLLWRVARDGEPSWPGGELGQGRPGWHIECTVIAQRYLPAPFTVQGGGSDLIFPHHEMGAGHAYSLAEVPLAHHYAHAGMVGLDGEKMSKSKGNLVLVSKLRAEGEDPAAIRLAILAHHYRSDWSWTGEGFEAAKDRLAAWRSAVATSPEGSAPGLIAEMRSALAADLNAPATLEAVDRWAASADSAAAAGSQHDQALVRDALDALLGVVL is encoded by the coding sequence GTGAAATCCTGGACCTCCCGCCCTGTCCCTGCGCTGCCCGGCGCCATGCCTGCCATCCGGCTGTTCGACACCGCTAAGGGGAGTGAGGTCACGCTGCGGTCCGGGGGAGAGCAATCCATGTACGTCTGCGGGATCACTCCCTACGACGCAACCCACATGGGCCATGCGGCCAGCTACGTCGCCTTTGACCTGCTGAACAGGGCCTGGCGTGACGCCGGCCAGCAGGTTTCCTACGTCCAGAACGTCACCGACGTCGACGACCCCCTGCTGGAGCGCGCGACTGCCACCGGTGTGGACTGGCGGGACCTGGCCGCGAGCCAGATTGAACTCTTCCAGACCGACATGGAGGCCCTGAACGTCCTCTCGCCGGACCACTACGTGGGTGCCGTTGAATCAGTTGACATCATTGTTCCGGCCATCGAACGGCTGGTCCGGCTGGGGCTGGCCTACCGCGTCCCTGGTACGGCAGGGGAGCCCGACGGCGACGTCTACTACGACGTCGAAGCTGCCGGCAAGCAGTCGGTCGCGCCGGACGCCTGGACCCTAGGCTCGATCTCGCGCCTCGGTGAAGCCGAAATGCTGGAACTGTTCGCCGAACGCGGCGGCGACCCGGGCCGGGCCGGCAAGCGGCAGGCCCTGGACCCCCTGCTCTGGCGGGTTGCCCGTGACGGCGAGCCCAGCTGGCCGGGTGGCGAGCTGGGCCAGGGCAGGCCTGGCTGGCACATCGAATGCACGGTCATCGCCCAGCGGTACCTGCCGGCTCCCTTCACTGTCCAGGGCGGCGGCTCTGACCTCATCTTCCCGCACCACGAGATGGGCGCCGGTCACGCCTATTCCCTCGCCGAAGTGCCGCTGGCCCACCACTATGCCCACGCCGGCATGGTGGGCCTGGACGGCGAAAAGATGAGCAAGTCCAAGGGCAACCTGGTCCTGGTGTCCAAACTTCGGGCCGAGGGAGAAGATCCGGCTGCCATCCGCCTGGCCATCCTGGCCCACCATTACCGTTCAGACTGGTCCTGGACCGGTGAAGGGTTTGAAGCCGCGAAGGACCGCCTGGCTGCGTGGCGCAGCGCCGTCGCCACCTCGCCGGAAGGATCGGCCCCCGGCCTGATCGCAGAAATGCGGTCCGCCCTTGCAGCTGACCTGAACGCACCGGCCACCCTGGAAGCTGTTGACCGCTGGGCTGCCTCGGCGGACTCCGCCGCGGCAGCGGGCAGCCAGCATGATCAGGCCCTGGTCAGGGACGCCCTGGACGCCTTGCTCGGCGTCGTACTTTAG
- a CDS encoding ubiquitin-like protein Pup has protein sequence MAGQEQQKPQSHDSQVEDEIPEAPPAAPEAQASAATQGVDDLLDEIDGVLESNAEEFVRAFVQKGGQ, from the coding sequence ATGGCAGGCCAGGAGCAGCAGAAGCCACAATCACACGACAGCCAGGTCGAGGACGAGATCCCGGAGGCGCCTCCGGCAGCCCCGGAAGCCCAGGCATCGGCCGCCACCCAGGGCGTCGACGACCTCCTGGATGAAATCGACGGCGTCCTGGAATCCAACGCCGAGGAGTTCGTCCGCGCCTTCGTCCAAAAGGGCGGCCAGTAA
- the arc gene encoding proteasome ATPase → METPNQDSGRTPAEQSAANELTAAERQANVLRDKLRHIDRQLAAATQNNAKLVSMLEAAKAEILRLKNALDQEGQPPYSFGTVLQLNPRRLPSAGNSGQAATEESVDIFNAGRKMRVGISPLVNISQLAVGQEVLLNEALLVVAGLGYERAGELATLKEMLGTDRALVVGRADEERVIRLSGALLTEKLRVGDALSIDSRTGYALEKVPRSEVENLVLEEVPDITYEDIGGLGPQIEQIRDAVELPFLHPDLYREHGLKAPKGILLYGPPGCGKTLIAKAVANSLAARAAERSGNVDLKSYFLNIKGPELLDKYVGETERHIRLIFSRAREKASDGSPVVVFFDEMDSLFRTRGTGISSDVETTIVPQLLSEIDGVERLDNVIVIGASNREDMIDPAILRPGRLDVKVKIQRPDAEAAADIFNKYITTDLPFHESDLAEHDGDVQATVDAMVQRTVEAMYSTEKSNEYLEVTYANGDTEMLYFKDFNSGAVVQNVVDRAKKYAIKDLLTLHQKGLRIEHLLRAVVDEFREHEDMPNTTNPDDWARISGKKGERITYIRTIVQGKAGQEPGKSIETMPNTGQYL, encoded by the coding sequence ATGGAGACGCCGAATCAGGACTCCGGACGTACACCGGCGGAGCAGTCGGCCGCCAACGAACTGACGGCTGCGGAGCGGCAGGCCAATGTCCTCCGCGACAAGCTCAGGCACATTGACCGCCAGCTTGCGGCCGCCACGCAGAACAACGCGAAGCTGGTCAGCATGCTGGAAGCGGCCAAGGCCGAGATTCTGCGGCTGAAAAATGCCCTGGACCAGGAGGGCCAGCCCCCGTACAGCTTCGGCACCGTCCTGCAGCTCAATCCCAGGCGGCTGCCGTCAGCGGGCAATAGCGGCCAGGCTGCCACCGAAGAATCGGTGGACATTTTCAACGCCGGCCGGAAGATGCGGGTGGGCATCAGCCCCCTGGTCAACATCAGCCAACTGGCAGTCGGCCAGGAGGTCCTCCTCAACGAGGCATTGCTGGTTGTTGCCGGCCTCGGCTATGAACGCGCCGGTGAACTCGCCACCCTCAAGGAAATGCTCGGAACGGACCGCGCACTGGTGGTGGGGCGGGCGGACGAGGAGCGTGTCATCAGGCTCTCCGGAGCCCTGCTCACCGAAAAGCTCAGGGTGGGGGACGCACTGTCCATCGACTCGCGCACCGGTTACGCCCTCGAAAAAGTGCCCCGCTCCGAAGTGGAGAACCTGGTCCTCGAAGAAGTCCCCGACATCACCTACGAGGACATCGGCGGCCTCGGTCCGCAGATCGAGCAGATCCGCGACGCGGTGGAACTGCCGTTCCTGCACCCGGACCTCTACCGCGAGCACGGGCTGAAAGCCCCGAAGGGCATCCTGCTGTACGGTCCGCCAGGGTGCGGCAAGACCCTGATTGCGAAGGCTGTTGCCAACTCCCTCGCCGCCCGTGCCGCGGAACGGTCCGGCAATGTGGACCTGAAGAGCTATTTCCTCAACATCAAGGGTCCGGAGCTTCTGGACAAGTACGTGGGCGAGACAGAGCGCCACATCCGCCTGATTTTCTCCCGGGCCCGCGAGAAGGCCTCGGACGGCAGCCCCGTAGTGGTCTTCTTTGACGAAATGGATTCGCTGTTCCGTACACGTGGAACCGGGATCTCCTCCGACGTCGAGACCACCATCGTCCCGCAGCTGCTGAGTGAGATCGACGGCGTGGAGCGGCTGGACAACGTCATTGTGATCGGTGCATCCAACCGCGAGGACATGATCGACCCCGCCATCCTCCGCCCCGGTCGGCTGGACGTGAAAGTCAAAATCCAGCGCCCCGACGCAGAGGCCGCGGCCGATATCTTCAACAAATACATCACGACGGACCTGCCGTTCCACGAGTCCGACCTCGCCGAACACGACGGCGACGTCCAGGCGACAGTGGACGCCATGGTCCAGCGGACGGTTGAAGCCATGTACTCCACGGAGAAGTCCAACGAGTACCTGGAAGTCACCTACGCCAACGGCGATACGGAAATGCTCTATTTCAAGGACTTCAATTCAGGCGCCGTAGTCCAGAACGTTGTGGACCGGGCCAAGAAGTACGCCATCAAGGATCTGCTGACACTGCACCAGAAGGGTCTTCGGATCGAGCACCTGCTGCGTGCCGTGGTGGATGAATTCCGCGAGCACGAGGACATGCCCAACACCACCAACCCGGACGACTGGGCGCGGATCTCAGGCAAGAAGGGCGAACGGATCACCTACATCCGCACCATCGTGCAGGGTAAGGCAGGCCAGGAGCCCGGCAAGTCCATCGAAACGATGCCGAACACGGGACAGTACCTGTGA
- the dop gene encoding depupylase/deamidase Dop: MTAAPERAGGGGLPAGGAMRVMGAETEYGIHAPSAPGANATMMSARVVQAYAQVTRQRAAGGAETRWDYTDEEPLHDARGWTLERASAHPSQLTDQPPVLDAEAVALAYGREELELDGEDESGSLLMNMVLGNGARLYVDHAHPEYSSAEVTNPRDAVIWDAAGDLVALAAVRRLAADPELPPVNLYKNNTDNKSVSYGSHENYLMPRSVPFGDIVRGLTPFFVTRQIICGAGRVGLGQDSSTPGYQISQRADFFEAEVGLETTIRRPIINTRDEPHATADKYRRLHVIIGDANLSQSSNYLKFGTTAMVLSLIEAGLAPKVEVHEPVAALQAVSHDTSLTAKLRLLDGRRVTALDLQWIYHEAAAKLAQDTGVADAVDGDGHTHQVLERWAATLTQLDSDRNAAATSVEWLAKLSLLEGYRNRDNLAWGDARLGLVDLQWADIRPEKGLYYRFLARNRMQRIVDDGAIAAAMTEPPSDTRAFFRGRCISSFGKDVVGASWDSVIFDVPGYGRLQRVPTREPLRGTKALTGGLFARHRTAGPFLAELLGHNTAPPAA, translated from the coding sequence GTGACGGCAGCCCCGGAACGCGCCGGCGGGGGAGGGCTCCCGGCCGGCGGGGCCATGCGTGTCATGGGGGCGGAAACGGAATACGGCATCCACGCCCCGTCCGCGCCCGGAGCAAACGCCACCATGATGTCCGCCCGCGTTGTCCAGGCTTATGCCCAGGTGACGCGGCAAAGGGCGGCCGGAGGGGCAGAGACCCGGTGGGATTACACGGACGAGGAGCCCCTCCACGACGCCCGTGGCTGGACCCTCGAAAGGGCCTCGGCCCACCCCAGCCAGCTGACAGACCAGCCGCCGGTACTCGACGCCGAAGCGGTGGCGCTTGCCTACGGCCGCGAGGAATTGGAACTGGACGGCGAGGACGAGTCCGGCAGCCTCCTGATGAACATGGTCCTGGGCAACGGAGCCCGCCTGTACGTGGATCATGCCCATCCGGAGTACTCCAGTGCCGAGGTGACCAACCCCCGCGATGCGGTGATCTGGGATGCAGCCGGGGACCTCGTCGCGCTGGCGGCCGTCCGCCGCCTGGCCGCGGATCCCGAGCTCCCTCCGGTCAACCTGTACAAAAACAATACGGACAACAAATCCGTCTCCTACGGCTCCCACGAGAACTACCTCATGCCACGCTCGGTACCCTTCGGGGACATCGTGCGGGGGCTGACGCCGTTCTTCGTCACGCGGCAGATCATCTGCGGCGCCGGGCGGGTGGGCCTGGGGCAGGACAGCTCCACGCCCGGGTACCAGATCAGCCAGCGCGCAGACTTCTTCGAGGCGGAGGTGGGCCTGGAAACCACCATCCGGCGTCCCATCATCAACACCCGGGATGAGCCGCACGCCACCGCCGACAAATACCGGCGCCTGCATGTGATCATCGGGGACGCCAACCTGAGCCAATCCTCGAACTACCTCAAGTTCGGCACCACTGCCATGGTCCTGAGCCTGATCGAGGCCGGGCTGGCGCCCAAGGTGGAGGTCCACGAACCCGTCGCAGCCCTCCAGGCAGTCAGCCACGACACGTCGCTGACAGCCAAACTCAGGCTGCTGGACGGGCGCCGCGTGACGGCCCTCGACCTGCAATGGATCTACCACGAGGCGGCGGCCAAGCTGGCGCAGGACACCGGCGTAGCCGATGCCGTGGACGGGGACGGCCATACACATCAGGTGCTGGAGCGCTGGGCTGCCACGTTGACCCAGCTCGATTCCGACAGGAACGCGGCGGCCACCTCCGTGGAGTGGTTGGCCAAGCTCTCCCTCCTCGAGGGTTACCGGAACCGCGACAACCTTGCCTGGGGTGACGCGCGGCTCGGCCTCGTGGACCTCCAGTGGGCAGACATCAGGCCGGAGAAGGGACTGTACTACCGGTTCCTGGCACGGAACCGCATGCAGCGGATCGTCGACGACGGAGCCATCGCCGCAGCGATGACCGAACCGCCGTCGGACACGCGTGCCTTCTTCCGCGGACGGTGCATCAGCAGCTTTGGCAAAGACGTGGTGGGGGCCAGCTGGGACTCGGTCATCTTCGATGTTCCGGGCTACGGCCGGCTTCAGCGCGTGCCAACCAGGGAACCCCTGCGCGGCACCAAGGCCCTCACGGGAGGGCTCTTTGCCCGCCACCGGACGGCCGGTCCGTTCCTCGCCGAACTTTTGGGGCATAACACCGCTCCGCCTGCGGCGTAA